From Primulina tabacum isolate GXHZ01 chromosome 2, ASM2559414v2, whole genome shotgun sequence, one genomic window encodes:
- the LOC142532042 gene encoding ER membrane protein complex subunit 8/9 homolog codes for MGGESPYEIHQIAYIKLVLHALKHRTSAVNAVLIGRSAAFGNSVEIIDSVPLFHSQIGLLPPLEIALTMIEEYYGEKGLGIVGYFHANERFNDFELAGVAKNIGDHITRYFPQAALLLLDNKKLEALPQGKDRSPVMQLYSKDASKNWKLAGLDGSNHLTLKEPSANIVLLDYISSEKWKDIIDFDDHLDDISKDWLNPDLYK; via the exons ATGGGAGGCGAGTCACCGTATGAGATCCACCAGATCGCCTACATTAAGCTGGTCCTCCATGCCCTAAAACACCGTACCTCCGCAGTCAACGCCGTCCTTATCGGGCGCTCCGCCGCCTTCGGGAATTCCGTCGAGATCATCGATTCAGTCCCGCTTTTCCACTCACAGATCGGCCTCCTTCCTCCGCTCGAAATCGCCCTTACCATG ATAGAGGAGTATTATGGAGAAAAAGGCTTGGGTATTGTGGGATATTTTCATGCTAATGAGAGGTTCAATGATTTTGAGCTCGCTGGTGTGGCAAAGAATATCGGAGATCACATCACCAGATATTTTCCTCAGGCTGCTCTACTTTTG tTGGATAATAAAAAACTTGAGGCTTTACCGCAGGGAAAGGATCGAAGTCCCGTGATGCAG CTCTACTCGAAGGATGCATCTAAAAATTGGAAGCTAGCTGGGCTAGATGGAAGCAATCACCTTACTCTCAAGGAACCATCAGCAAACATTGTCCTTTTGGATTACATCTCTTCCGAGAAATGGAAGGACATTATCGACTTTGACGATCACCTGGATGATATCAGCAA